A genomic window from Rhizobium sp. 007 includes:
- the tnpA gene encoding IS200/IS605 family transposase: MDRTGRHVVYMLHGHLVFVTKYRRDVLSEPAIRHLRRIVAKLCRDFEAELIECDGEDDHVPLRVHDPPKIALSKLVNSRNGVSSRRLRESRREITGRYHKGVLWSPSSFAASCGGAPLSVIAEYVKSQREAAQGRSRVPPRPERRGIPRGSR; this comes from the coding sequence GTGGATCGCACCGGCAGGCATGTCGTCTACATGCTCCATGGTCATTTGGTCTTTGTCACGAAATACCGCCGTGACGTTCTGTCAGAACCGGCAATCCGCCACCTGCGGCGCATCGTCGCCAAGCTGTGTCGCGACTTCGAGGCCGAATTGATCGAATGCGACGGCGAGGACGATCATGTTCCCCTGCGGGTGCATGACCCTCCGAAGATCGCCCTGTCGAAGCTGGTCAACAGCCGCAACGGCGTATCCAGCCGACGTCTGCGCGAGAGCCGCCGGGAAATCACCGGGCGCTACCACAAGGGCGTTTTGTGGTCGCCGTCCTCCTTTGCGGCAAGCTGTGGCGGCGCACCGCTCTCGGTGATCGCCGAATATGTCAAATCCCAGCGGGAAGCGGCCCAAGGCCGCTCTCGCGTTCCTCCCCGGCCTGAACGCCGGGGTATCCCGCGAGGTTCACGGTGA
- a CDS encoding RNA-guided endonuclease TnpB family protein, giving the protein MNGAFRFQGREIEVKRLNGKWSAARLPKIGWVKFRDTRLLRGKTMNVTVSLAANGWHIAFACEIDHAVPQNDLPAVGIDRGVANTLTLSTGEHWWMPAGLAEIEPGSAGQRVLARRKRGSRRHAKARRRVAALQARAARIRQDWRHKASLDIARRFATVVLEDLATRNMTRSARGTVDAPGTNVCQKAGLNRAILEQGWHGFETVLAYKLEERGGYLCKVDPRHTSQTCSACAAVDRESRESQASFRCCQCGLRAHADHNAAINILRRNTASMIVEEGQPLSVEAITIGGASRPLGNPPLSSGGRC; this is encoded by the coding sequence GTGAACGGCGCCTTCCGCTTTCAGGGGCGGGAGATCGAGGTCAAGCGCCTGAACGGCAAGTGGTCCGCCGCGCGCCTTCCCAAGATCGGCTGGGTGAAGTTCCGCGACACGCGGCTCCTGCGTGGCAAGACCATGAATGTGACGGTGAGCCTGGCGGCGAACGGCTGGCACATCGCCTTCGCCTGCGAAATCGACCATGCCGTCCCGCAAAACGATTTGCCCGCCGTGGGGATCGACCGGGGCGTGGCGAACACGCTGACGCTTTCGACCGGGGAGCATTGGTGGATGCCTGCCGGCCTTGCGGAGATCGAGCCAGGAAGCGCCGGGCAGCGCGTTCTGGCGCGGCGCAAGCGCGGGTCGCGTCGCCACGCGAAGGCCCGCCGCCGCGTTGCCGCCTTGCAGGCCCGTGCTGCCCGCATCCGGCAGGATTGGCGGCACAAGGCCAGTCTTGATATCGCCCGTCGCTTCGCAACGGTCGTGCTGGAAGACCTCGCCACGCGCAACATGACGCGCAGCGCCAGGGGAACCGTGGACGCGCCCGGAACCAACGTCTGCCAGAAGGCGGGCCTGAACCGGGCGATCCTCGAACAAGGCTGGCACGGCTTTGAAACCGTGTTGGCCTACAAGCTCGAAGAACGGGGCGGATACCTGTGCAAGGTCGATCCCCGCCACACCTCGCAGACCTGTTCGGCCTGCGCAGCCGTGGACAGGGAAAGCCGCGAAAGCCAAGCGTCTTTCCGCTGTTGCCAATGCGGCTTGCGCGCCCATGCCGACCACAATGCTGCAATCAACATCCTGCGTCGGAACACGGCGTCTATGATCGTGGAGGAAGGGCAGCCGCTCTCCGTTGAAGCGATAACCATCGGCGGAGCTTCGCGCCCCCTCGGAAATCCCCCGCTCTCAAGCGGGGGGAGATGTTAA
- a CDS encoding DMT family protein gives MYFSLSPAAIWPVVMLFASNIFMTFAWYGHLKHKGSAIALAIVASWGIAFFEYCLAVPANRIGSAVYTTAQLKTMQEVITLMVFSGFSVFWLGENLTWNHAIGFALIAVGASFIFRA, from the coding sequence ATGTATTTTTCGCTAAGCCCCGCCGCCATCTGGCCTGTCGTCATGCTTTTCGCCTCCAACATCTTCATGACCTTTGCCTGGTACGGGCACCTGAAGCACAAGGGCAGTGCGATCGCCCTTGCCATCGTCGCGAGTTGGGGGATTGCCTTCTTCGAATACTGCCTGGCGGTGCCAGCGAACCGTATCGGCTCGGCGGTCTATACGACGGCGCAGTTGAAGACGATGCAGGAGGTGATCACGCTGATGGTCTTCTCCGGTTTTTCGGTTTTCTGGCTTGGCGAGAACCTGACCTGGAATCACGCCATCGGCTTTGCGCTGATCGCCGTCGGCGCCTCCTTCATCTTCCGCGCATGA
- the uvrB gene encoding excinuclease ABC subunit UvrB translates to MAKSTKKSPAPNGFEEAQQSSIEGAPLEGSVADWVKQLEADAEASSVETQRELASKAGKHRKKVEIAASKSARGTSMGGSTDPKTRAAAGLNPVSGMDTTLEEASQLSAGTAVTATVEALSALIESGNPLHKNGKIWTPHRPARPEKSEGGITIRMASDYQPAGDQPAAIKDLVEGLVNGDRSQVLLGVTGSGKTFTMAKVIEATQRPAVILAPNKTLAAQLYSEFKNFFPDNAVEYFVSYYDYYQPEAYVPRSDTYIEKESSINEQIDRMRHSATRSLLERDDCIIVASVSCIYGIGSVETYTAMTFQMSVGDRLDQRQLLADLVAQQYKRRDMDFQRGSFRVRGDTIELFPAHLEDAAWRISMFGDEIDAITEFDPLTGQKTGDLKSVKIYANSHYVTPRPTLNGAIKAIKEELRLRLAELEKAGRLLEAQRLEQRTRYDIEMLEATGSCAGIENYSRYLTGRAPGEPPPTLFEYIPDNALLFIDESHVTVPQIGGMYRGDFRRKATLAEYGFRLPSCMDNRPLRFEEWDAMRPDTVAVSATPGSWEMEQADGVFAEQVIRPTGLIDPPVEVRSARSQVDDVLGEIRETAAKGYRTLVTVLTKRMAEDLTEYLHEQGVRVRYMHSDIDTLERIEIIRDLRLGAFDVLVGINLLREGLDIPECGFVAILDADKEGFLRSETSLIQTIGRAARNVDGKVILYADTVTGSMKRAMEETSRRREKQVVYNEEHGITPESVKARISDILDSVYERDHVRADISGVSGKGFADGGNLVGNNLAAHLNALEKQMRDAAADLDFEKAARLRDEIKRLKAAELAVMDDPMAREESRAMEGGRKDASRLRSSSSAPQHGGGASRAATGASRSPHGEEAQRTVSDHEGGRGTSSFAKPSLDDMGPGTDTAIPLFRKPDLDEMGRDIAEPVRKPLFRKNTLDEMTVGRTEKPVTGKLPIKPDAAKSTKPFSPLEEGQPERADAPSSPSSSGLTRGSSDDPRPLVRGKTGAGSYEDPADQKRKGRTKGKTGRPGH, encoded by the coding sequence ATGGCCAAATCGACGAAGAAATCCCCCGCCCCGAATGGCTTCGAGGAAGCCCAGCAGTCGTCCATTGAAGGCGCTCCATTGGAGGGCTCCGTCGCCGACTGGGTGAAGCAGCTCGAGGCCGATGCCGAGGCGTCGAGCGTCGAGACGCAGCGCGAGTTAGCCTCCAAGGCCGGCAAGCACCGCAAGAAGGTGGAGATCGCCGCCTCGAAATCGGCGCGCGGCACCTCGATGGGCGGTTCGACCGATCCGAAGACTCGCGCCGCCGCCGGCCTCAATCCGGTCTCCGGCATGGATACGACACTGGAGGAGGCCTCGCAGCTTTCGGCCGGCACCGCCGTCACGGCCACGGTCGAAGCGCTTTCGGCGCTCATCGAGTCCGGCAATCCGCTGCACAAGAACGGCAAGATCTGGACGCCGCACCGTCCGGCCCGGCCGGAGAAATCCGAAGGCGGGATCACCATCCGCATGGCTTCGGACTACCAGCCCGCCGGCGACCAGCCGGCCGCCATCAAGGACCTCGTCGAGGGCCTGGTAAACGGCGATCGCTCGCAGGTGTTGCTCGGCGTCACCGGCTCGGGCAAGACCTTCACCATGGCCAAGGTGATCGAGGCGACACAGCGCCCCGCCGTCATCCTGGCGCCGAACAAGACGCTCGCCGCCCAGCTCTATTCCGAGTTCAAGAACTTCTTCCCGGACAACGCCGTCGAATATTTCGTCTCCTACTACGACTATTACCAGCCGGAGGCCTACGTCCCGCGCTCCGACACCTATATCGAGAAGGAATCCTCGATCAACGAGCAGATCGACCGCATGCGCCACTCGGCGACACGCTCGCTGCTGGAGCGCGACGACTGCATCATCGTCGCCTCCGTCTCCTGCATCTACGGTATCGGCTCGGTCGAGACCTACACCGCCATGACCTTCCAGATGTCGGTTGGCGACCGTCTCGACCAGCGCCAGCTGCTCGCCGATCTCGTCGCCCAGCAATACAAGCGCCGCGACATGGATTTCCAGCGCGGCTCGTTCCGCGTCCGGGGCGACACGATCGAGCTCTTCCCGGCGCACCTCGAAGATGCCGCCTGGCGCATAAGCATGTTCGGCGACGAGATCGACGCCATCACCGAGTTCGACCCGCTGACCGGCCAGAAGACCGGCGACCTGAAATCGGTCAAGATCTACGCCAATTCGCACTATGTCACACCACGCCCCACCCTCAACGGCGCCATCAAGGCGATCAAGGAGGAGCTGAGGCTCCGCCTCGCCGAGCTGGAAAAGGCCGGCCGCCTGCTGGAGGCCCAGCGCCTGGAGCAGCGCACCCGCTACGACATCGAGATGCTGGAGGCCACCGGCTCCTGCGCCGGCATCGAGAACTATTCGCGCTACCTGACCGGCCGCGCCCCCGGCGAGCCGCCGCCCACCCTCTTCGAATACATCCCTGACAACGCCCTGCTCTTCATCGACGAGAGCCACGTCACCGTGCCGCAGATCGGCGGCATGTACCGCGGCGACTTCCGCCGCAAGGCGACGCTCGCCGAATACGGCTTCCGCCTGCCGTCCTGCATGGACAACCGCCCGCTGCGCTTCGAGGAATGGGATGCGATGCGCCCGGACACCGTCGCTGTCTCCGCCACACCGGGCAGCTGGGAGATGGAGCAGGCCGACGGCGTCTTCGCCGAACAGGTCATCCGCCCGACCGGCCTCATCGACCCGCCGGTGGAAGTCCGCTCCGCCCGCTCCCAGGTCGACGACGTGCTCGGCGAAATCCGCGAGACTGCCGCCAAGGGCTACCGCACCCTCGTCACAGTACTCACCAAGCGCATGGCCGAGGACCTCACCGAATACCTGCATGAGCAGGGCGTGCGTGTCCGCTACATGCATTCCGACATCGACACGCTTGAGCGCATCGAGATCATCCGCGACCTGCGCCTCGGCGCCTTCGACGTGCTGGTCGGCATCAACCTTTTGCGCGAGGGCCTCGATATCCCCGAATGCGGCTTCGTCGCCATCCTCGACGCCGACAAGGAGGGATTCCTGCGCTCCGAAACCTCGCTGATCCAGACGATCGGCCGCGCCGCGCGCAACGTCGACGGCAAGGTCATCCTCTATGCCGACACCGTCACCGGCTCGATGAAGCGCGCCATGGAGGAAACCAGCCGCCGCCGCGAAAAGCAGGTGGTCTACAACGAGGAACACGGCATCACCCCGGAATCGGTGAAGGCCCGCATCTCCGATATCCTCGATTCGGTCTACGAACGCGACCACGTCCGCGCCGACATCTCCGGCGTCTCCGGCAAGGGTTTTGCCGACGGCGGCAACCTCGTCGGCAACAACTTGGCTGCACATCTCAACGCGCTGGAAAAACAGATGCGCGACGCTGCCGCCGACCTCGATTTCGAAAAAGCCGCCCGCCTCCGCGATGAAATCAAGCGCCTCAAGGCCGCCGAGCTGGCGGTCATGGACGACCCGATGGCCCGCGAGGAGTCAAGAGCGATGGAGGGCGGACGTAAGGATGCTTCGAGGCTCCGGTCTTCGAGCTCCGCGCCTCAGCATGGGGGTGGAGCAAGCCGTGCCGCAACTGGCGCCAGCAGAAGCCCTCATGGTGAGGAGGCTCAAAGGACCGTCTCGGACCACGAGGGCGGGCGTGGAACCTCCTCCTTCGCCAAACCCAGCCTCGACGACATGGGACCCGGCACCGACACCGCAATACCGCTCTTCCGCAAGCCCGATCTGGATGAAATGGGCCGCGACATCGCCGAACCCGTGAGGAAGCCCCTTTTCCGCAAAAACACCCTCGACGAAATGACCGTCGGCCGCACCGAAAAACCGGTCACCGGCAAGCTGCCGATAAAGCCGGATGCCGCGAAGAGCACGAAGCCCTTCTCACCGCTGGAAGAAGGCCAGCCGGAACGCGCCGACGCGCCCTCCTCTCCGTCATCCTCGGGCTTGACCCGAGGATCCAGTGACGACCCCCGCCCCCTCGTCCGCGGCAAAACGGGCGCCGGCTCCTACGAGGACCCTGCGGATCAGAAGCGCAAGGGCCGGACGAAGGGCAAGACCGGGCGTCCGGGCCACTGA
- a CDS encoding YciI family protein → MLYAILAYHEEKVVESWTKEEDAALMSELLQVNDRLVEEKHLGPAARLGPTARAVTLRGTGAGMITDGPFAETKEQLLGFYVVDYPTLEAAVAAARDLRRANPSAVYEIRPISLYLPGAPLASEDEG, encoded by the coding sequence ATGCTTTACGCCATCCTGGCCTATCACGAAGAGAAAGTGGTCGAATCCTGGACCAAAGAGGAGGATGCAGCGCTGATGAGCGAACTGCTCCAGGTCAATGATCGCCTCGTCGAGGAGAAGCATTTGGGACCGGCTGCGCGGCTTGGCCCGACGGCGCGCGCCGTGACCTTGCGGGGGACGGGTGCCGGCATGATCACCGACGGCCCCTTTGCTGAAACCAAGGAGCAATTGCTCGGCTTCTACGTCGTGGATTATCCAACGCTTGAGGCAGCCGTCGCCGCAGCGCGCGACCTGCGCCGCGCCAATCCCTCCGCGGTCTATGAAATCCGGCCGATCTCGCTTTATCTCCCTGGTGCGCCACTGGCATCGGAGGACGAGGGTTAG
- a CDS encoding J domain-containing protein — MIDPYILLGLDRDAGEQAIRSAWRKAAKTAHPDSGGDAEHFGRLQTAYELLKDPVRRRVYDDTGYDPQLADPKDLEGVLMLEKLVNDVILDEREPGSFDAVAAMRRKLSDDIVKNRFHILELERHRNRVRQHIDRLGRRPETDVLGSMLRARSQSITDAIRKAEGQIEAIEHAYQMLEGYSYEVEMVAMVTVTERRGEAAE; from the coding sequence TTGATCGATCCCTATATTTTGCTTGGACTTGACCGCGACGCCGGCGAGCAGGCGATCCGCAGCGCCTGGCGCAAGGCCGCCAAGACCGCGCATCCCGACTCGGGCGGCGATGCGGAGCATTTCGGCCGGTTGCAGACCGCCTACGAACTCTTGAAGGACCCGGTGCGCCGCCGCGTCTACGACGACACTGGCTACGATCCGCAGCTTGCCGACCCCAAGGACCTCGAAGGCGTGCTGATGCTGGAAAAGCTCGTCAACGACGTCATCCTCGACGAGCGTGAGCCCGGCAGCTTCGACGCGGTGGCGGCCATGCGCAGAAAACTCTCCGACGACATCGTCAAGAACCGCTTCCACATCCTGGAGCTGGAGCGCCACCGCAACCGCGTGCGCCAGCACATCGACCGCCTCGGCCGTCGCCCGGAAACCGACGTGCTCGGCTCCATGCTGCGCGCCCGCAGCCAGTCGATCACCGACGCCATCCGCAAGGCGGAAGGCCAGATCGAGGCGATCGAGCATGCCTATCAGATGCTCGAGGGGTATTCCTATGAGGTGGAAATGGTGGCGATGGTGACCGTAACGGAGCGGCGGGGGGAGGCTGCGGAGTAG
- a CDS encoding helix-turn-helix domain-containing protein has product MIHRAFRYKLAPTAEQEVLLRQFAGVVRLVYNLALEQRRDWWRHYRRQTGNRLNDIAQARELTALRAAFDWIAAVHVTPQQQALRDLDKAYANFFAGRAGYPSRPARRA; this is encoded by the coding sequence ATGATCCACCGCGCTTTCCGCTACAAGCTCGCTCCGACCGCCGAACAGGAAGTCCTGTTGCGGCAGTTCGCGGGTGTTGTGCGGCTGGTCTATAATCTGGCGCTGGAGCAGCGCAGGGACTGGTGGCGGCATTACCGGCGGCAGACCGGGAACCGCTTGAACGACATCGCCCAGGCGCGGGAATTGACCGCACTGCGGGCCGCGTTCGACTGGATTGCCGCCGTGCATGTGACGCCCCAGCAGCAGGCCCTGCGCGATCTGGATAAGGCGTATGCCAACTTCTTCGCGGGGCGCGCAGGATATCCCTCGCGGCCCGCAAGAAGGGCGTGA
- a CDS encoding DUF1501 domain-containing protein → MTEITLSRRGFLASACCLAAVPIFTPVTFAAMPGDNRFVTIVLRGAMDGLDLVQPYGDAAFAALRPTLALTPDKGLLDLDGHFGLNPAAADLMPLWKRRELAFVHAVSTPYRDQRSHFDGQDMLESGGEHVAEEKTGWLNRALSVIPRSDARKAIDVNTSTELILSGPNNVDVWASDSNLGTAKDEMQFLMRLYAGDPAFAKAMEEATRANNAAMITEPDGKRGEKIADVATLAGNMLKGDYRIASFSITGWDTHVAQTGQFKRPVEDLSQAINTLKATLGPEVWSKTVVLAMTEFGRTVRQNGSGGTDHGTGGCAVLAGGAIHGGRILGKWPGIGAGQLLDDRDLMPTADVREIAAAMLYRQFDVTAGDLTGKIFPGLSFDKGSQFLKA, encoded by the coding sequence ATGACCGAGATTACGCTTTCCCGCCGCGGCTTTCTCGCTTCCGCCTGTTGCCTTGCTGCCGTTCCGATCTTCACGCCGGTCACCTTCGCCGCCATGCCCGGCGACAACCGCTTCGTAACCATCGTGCTGCGCGGCGCGATGGACGGCCTCGACCTCGTGCAGCCCTACGGCGACGCAGCTTTTGCGGCGCTGAGGCCGACGTTGGCGCTGACGCCGGACAAGGGGCTTCTCGACCTCGACGGGCATTTCGGGCTCAATCCGGCGGCGGCCGACCTGATGCCGCTCTGGAAGAGAAGGGAGCTTGCCTTCGTGCATGCGGTTTCGACGCCCTATCGCGACCAGCGCAGCCATTTCGACGGGCAGGACATGCTGGAATCGGGCGGCGAACATGTGGCCGAGGAGAAGACCGGCTGGCTGAACCGGGCGCTTTCGGTGATCCCGCGCTCGGATGCCCGCAAGGCGATCGACGTGAATACCTCGACGGAGCTGATCCTTTCGGGCCCGAACAATGTCGACGTCTGGGCCTCGGATTCCAATCTCGGAACGGCGAAGGACGAGATGCAGTTCCTGATGCGGCTCTATGCCGGCGATCCGGCCTTTGCCAAGGCGATGGAAGAGGCGACGCGCGCGAACAATGCGGCGATGATCACCGAGCCGGACGGCAAGCGCGGCGAGAAGATCGCCGACGTTGCGACGCTCGCCGGCAATATGCTGAAGGGCGACTACCGCATCGCGAGCTTCTCGATCACCGGCTGGGATACGCATGTGGCACAGACTGGGCAGTTCAAACGGCCGGTAGAGGATCTGTCACAGGCGATCAATACACTGAAAGCGACGCTCGGTCCGGAGGTCTGGTCGAAGACCGTGGTGCTGGCGATGACGGAATTTGGCCGCACCGTGCGTCAGAACGGCTCCGGCGGCACCGACCACGGCACCGGCGGCTGCGCGGTGCTGGCGGGCGGGGCGATCCATGGCGGACGCATTCTCGGTAAATGGCCCGGCATTGGCGCCGGCCAACTGCTCGACGACCGCGACCTGATGCCGACGGCCGACGTGCGCGAGATTGCCGCCGCGATGCTCTACCGGCAGTTCGACGTGACGGCCGGGGACCTGACGGGCAAGATTTTCCCCGGATTGAGCTTCGACAAGGGCTCGCAGTTTTTGAAGGCGTGA
- a CDS encoding MFS transporter, with product MSALESLRALSQQQRNTVIASYLGWTLDAFDFFILVFVLKHIAEEFHTDVPAVSVAIFLTLAMRAVGALIFGLAADRFGRRVTLMADVLLYSLFEFLTGFSTGLTMFLVLRGFYGIAMGGEWGVGASLVMETVPEESRGIVSGILQAGYPSGYLVASIVFFLLFPVIGWRGMFFVGALPALLVLYIRRNVTESPVFLKRQAEGRRPFLTILRENIPLFVWSVLLMTAFNFLSHGTQDIYPTFLETQRNYDSYTTGAIAIVYNIGAICGGLFFGQLSQRIGRKRAIVIAALLAVPVAPIWVHAPGPVLLAVGAFVMQFFVQGAWGIVPVHLNELSPDEVRGTFPGFAYQLGNLLASGNATMQAGLAARWNGDYATALLIVASAVAVAVALLSGFGYEKKNVRFGTEEAETPQGVLHS from the coding sequence ATGTCCGCATTGGAAAGCCTACGGGCGCTCAGCCAGCAGCAGCGCAACACCGTCATTGCCAGCTATCTCGGCTGGACGCTCGATGCCTTCGATTTCTTCATTCTCGTTTTCGTTCTCAAGCATATCGCCGAGGAGTTCCACACCGACGTCCCGGCTGTTTCGGTGGCGATCTTCCTGACGCTTGCGATGCGGGCGGTGGGCGCGCTGATTTTCGGGCTTGCGGCCGACAGGTTCGGGCGGCGCGTGACGCTGATGGCCGACGTGCTGCTCTATTCGCTGTTCGAATTCCTGACCGGATTCTCGACGGGCCTGACCATGTTCCTCGTGCTGCGCGGATTCTACGGCATCGCCATGGGCGGGGAATGGGGCGTAGGCGCCTCGCTGGTCATGGAGACCGTGCCGGAGGAGAGCCGCGGTATCGTCTCCGGCATCCTGCAGGCGGGCTATCCCTCCGGCTATCTCGTCGCCTCGATCGTCTTCTTCCTGCTCTTTCCGGTGATCGGTTGGCGCGGCATGTTCTTCGTCGGCGCGCTGCCGGCGCTTCTCGTGCTCTATATCCGCCGCAATGTCACCGAAAGCCCGGTCTTCCTGAAGCGGCAGGCGGAGGGACGGCGGCCGTTCCTCACCATCCTCAGGGAAAACATTCCGCTGTTCGTCTGGTCGGTGCTGCTGATGACGGCATTCAACTTTTTGAGCCACGGCACGCAGGACATCTACCCGACCTTCCTGGAAACGCAGCGCAACTACGACAGCTACACGACCGGCGCAATCGCCATCGTCTACAATATCGGCGCGATCTGCGGCGGGCTGTTCTTCGGCCAGCTATCGCAGCGGATCGGACGGAAGCGGGCGATCGTCATCGCCGCGCTGCTTGCCGTGCCCGTTGCGCCGATCTGGGTCCATGCGCCGGGGCCGGTGCTGCTCGCCGTCGGCGCCTTCGTGATGCAGTTCTTCGTGCAGGGCGCCTGGGGCATCGTGCCGGTGCATCTCAACGAGCTGTCGCCCGACGAGGTGCGCGGCACCTTCCCGGGTTTCGCCTACCAGCTCGGCAACCTGCTTGCCTCCGGCAACGCCACGATGCAGGCGGGGCTCGCGGCGCGCTGGAACGGCGACTATGCGACGGCGCTGCTGATCGTCGCCAGCGCGGTGGCGGTAGCCGTCGCGCTTCTTTCCGGCTTCGGCTACGAGAAGAAGAACGTGCGTTTCGGCACGGAGGAGGCCGAAACGCCGCAGGGCGTTTTGCACAGCTGA
- a CDS encoding dihydrofolate reductase family protein gives MRKIITGAFVSLDGVMQAPGGPDEDPVGGFKYGGWVAPYFDAAMGKAVGEMFARPFDLLLGRKTYDIFAAHWPYVAADDPIGPLFDRITKYVATRNPDFMLSWQNSRVLGADVVGALRTLKSGEGPDLLTQGSTDFLQTLFRNDLVDEINVFFFPVVLGKGKKLFGDGAFAGALKLVGSKVSGSGVTINKYVRDGDVVTGSFEFEQPTAAELERRRNLS, from the coding sequence ATGAGAAAGATCATCACCGGTGCATTTGTCAGTCTCGACGGCGTCATGCAGGCCCCGGGCGGCCCAGATGAAGATCCCGTCGGGGGCTTCAAGTACGGCGGCTGGGTTGCCCCTTATTTCGACGCGGCGATGGGAAAGGCCGTGGGCGAGATGTTCGCACGGCCGTTCGATCTTCTGCTCGGCCGTAAGACATACGATATTTTCGCCGCGCATTGGCCCTATGTCGCTGCCGACGACCCGATCGGCCCGCTGTTCGACCGAATCACCAAATATGTCGCGACCCGCAATCCGGACTTCATGCTCAGCTGGCAGAACAGCCGGGTGCTCGGGGCCGACGTGGTCGGCGCACTCAGGACGCTGAAAAGCGGGGAGGGGCCGGATCTTCTGACACAGGGCTCGACCGACTTTCTGCAGACCCTGTTCAGAAACGACCTGGTCGATGAAATCAATGTCTTCTTCTTTCCGGTCGTGCTCGGGAAGGGCAAGAAATTGTTCGGCGACGGTGCCTTTGCGGGCGCGCTGAAACTCGTCGGATCGAAGGTCTCCGGATCCGGCGTCACGATCAACAAATACGTCCGCGACGGCGACGTCGTCACCGGCTCATTCGAATTCGAACAGCCGACCGCGGCGGAGCTTGAGCGGCGCAGGAACCTGAGCTGA
- a CDS encoding DUF1800 domain-containing protein, translated as MSLSFQTMAAIRFGYGFRPGEAPPQNKDQLLGQVKDAALRAPSFPAGGIDGRHQQIVDLQVRLRELRQSGSDDELRRKRRKAIQKQEQGFQRDADARLMQAVLSPNGFYERLATFWTNHFSTSANKSLPMRMIVPLYEAEAIRPSIGGSFRDLLRVATEHPAMLIYLDQAQSQGPESARGMKQKKGLNENLGRELLELHTLGAGSGYTQADVRAAAMVLTGLTIDREEMDAAFRPGISEPGRHTVLGVSYGGAKRSRKDYLALLDDLAVHPKTAQHISRKLAAHFISDQPPEEMVTAMADVWKRTDGDLTAVYGAMLDHPAAWRAEGAKARQPFDYVVTGLRALNAGSGNGIAGDFMKADQEDDDDVMAPPKDMAGQDNAMGGDAGAMAPDPVNEAKSKRRKAFQTERALGQGALRRMGQPTWLPPSPAGFEENFSAWITASQLAERLAWARRACAQFGKDEDPREFLRSTLADAARDETIRVVSQAPSKISGLTLVLASPEFNRR; from the coding sequence ATGAGCCTCTCTTTCCAGACGATGGCGGCGATCCGGTTCGGCTATGGATTCCGGCCGGGCGAGGCGCCGCCGCAGAACAAGGATCAACTGCTTGGTCAGGTGAAGGACGCCGCACTGCGCGCGCCGTCTTTTCCGGCCGGCGGCATCGATGGACGCCATCAGCAGATTGTCGATCTGCAGGTCCGGCTCCGGGAGCTGCGCCAGAGCGGCAGCGACGATGAGTTGCGCCGGAAAAGGCGCAAAGCGATCCAGAAGCAGGAGCAGGGGTTCCAGCGCGACGCCGACGCGCGGCTCATGCAGGCCGTGCTTTCGCCGAACGGATTCTACGAGCGGCTTGCGACCTTCTGGACCAATCATTTCTCGACGAGCGCGAACAAAAGCCTGCCGATGCGGATGATCGTGCCGCTTTACGAGGCGGAGGCGATCCGGCCCAGTATCGGCGGATCGTTCCGCGACCTGCTGCGGGTCGCGACGGAGCATCCGGCGATGCTCATCTATCTCGATCAGGCGCAATCGCAGGGGCCGGAATCGGCCCGCGGCATGAAGCAGAAGAAGGGTCTCAACGAGAACCTCGGCCGCGAACTGCTGGAACTGCATACGCTGGGTGCGGGCAGTGGCTACACGCAGGCCGACGTGCGCGCCGCGGCGATGGTGCTGACCGGGCTGACGATCGATCGCGAGGAGATGGACGCGGCTTTCCGTCCCGGCATTTCGGAGCCCGGCAGACATACGGTTCTCGGTGTCAGCTATGGCGGCGCGAAACGGTCGCGGAAAGACTATCTGGCGCTGCTTGACGATCTCGCTGTCCATCCGAAGACGGCGCAGCATATCAGCCGCAAGCTCGCGGCTCACTTCATCTCCGATCAGCCGCCGGAGGAGATGGTGACGGCGATGGCGGATGTCTGGAAACGGACGGACGGCGACCTGACGGCCGTTTATGGCGCAATGCTCGACCATCCCGCAGCGTGGCGCGCCGAGGGCGCGAAGGCGCGCCAGCCGTTCGACTATGTAGTGACGGGCTTGCGGGCGCTGAACGCCGGCAGCGGCAACGGTATTGCTGGCGACTTCATGAAGGCCGATCAGGAAGACGACGACGATGTGATGGCGCCGCCGAAGGACATGGCGGGACAGGACAATGCCATGGGCGGCGATGCGGGCGCAATGGCGCCCGATCCTGTCAATGAAGCCAAGTCCAAGCGGCGCAAGGCTTTCCAGACGGAGCGGGCGCTGGGGCAGGGTGCGCTTCGCCGTATGGGCCAGCCGACCTGGCTGCCGCCGAGCCCCGCAGGCTTCGAGGAGAATTTCTCCGCCTGGATAACGGCGAGCCAGCTTGCCGAGCGGCTTGCCTGGGCGCGGCGCGCTTGCGCCCAGTTCGGCAAGGACGAGGATCCGCGCGAATTCCTAAGGTCGACGCTTGCCGATGCGGCGCGCGACGAGACGATCCGCGTGGTTTCGCAGGCGCCGAGCAAGATCAGCGGCCTGACGCTGGTTCTTGCTTCCCCCGAATTCAACCGCCGATAG